The following are encoded together in the Kingella negevensis genome:
- the ccoO gene encoding cytochrome-c oxidase, cbb3-type subunit II, protein MKLQQLAEEKVGFLITFILVVISVGLLVQIIPLFSTKAVITATEGVKPYTALQVAGRDIYVREGCYNCHSQQIRPFRAETERYGHYSVAGESVYDHPFQWGSKRMGPDLARVGGRYSDEWHRIHLLNPREIVPESNMPAFPWLARNKVNPEEVVS, encoded by the coding sequence GAAGAAAAAGTCGGTTTCTTGATTACATTCATCCTTGTCGTGATTAGCGTAGGCTTGTTGGTTCAAATTATTCCTTTGTTCTCAACTAAGGCCGTGATTACCGCAACCGAAGGCGTGAAACCTTACACCGCGCTGCAAGTAGCTGGTCGCGATATTTACGTGCGTGAAGGCTGCTACAACTGCCACTCACAACAAATTCGCCCATTCCGTGCAGAAACCGAACGCTACGGACACTATTCCGTTGCAGGCGAATCGGTTTACGACCACCCATTCCAATGGGGTTCAAAACGCATGGGGCCAGATTTGGCGCGTGTGGGTGGACGCTATTCAGACGAATGGCATCGCATTCACTTGCTGAATCCGCGTGAGATTGTGCCAGAATCAAATATGCCAGCGTTCCCATGGTTGGCGCGTAACAAAGTCAATCCCGAAGAAGTGGTGTCG